One Streptomyces sp. B21-105 genomic region harbors:
- a CDS encoding discoidin domain-containing protein: MRLRYTIPLLKQARKINPQLAVMATPWSPPGWMKTSDTMNGGRLKPGAYQQLADYFAKFLKAYAAAGVPVRYVTPQNEPLNNTSAYPSMGLTADDAKTFINDYLVPTLRKQGLSTGILGYDHNWDVTSYPETLYTDAASAKNATGTAWHCYAGDVSAQTVVHNDYPGKPAFQSECSGGSWEGNEQGAFAGVMDNVINGPRNWAQSIIRWNLALDSSSGPTNNGCQGCRPVVTVSPNTNGTWTYTPTADYWGLAQASKFVQPGARRVASNTFGKGNVEDVAFTNPDGSTALVTYNAGSTARTFTVGWGDRHFTYTLAAGAAATFTWTGTQHGSTDAAAIGSVDIPFSNPDGSQPLISYDSGLLAQQPQIRIGDQWLGYTLPTGASLTPPTGETALPRDGWQASASASSSDDPPSKAIDGDATTRWSLGHGMQPGDWFQVDLGSTQTFDQLVLDTSASSGDFVRQYDVYASDDGTSWGKPIATGPGRTVSRILLPTTTARYIRVVNKASSGSWWSLHDLSVFASDGKTMSPPATSAGLQRKNATLPDGTKLQVTYNSGSGAATFDVPWGGTTYSYRLPADAAAILTARAA; the protein is encoded by the coding sequence GCCGGCTCAAGCCGGGCGCCTACCAGCAACTCGCCGACTACTTCGCGAAGTTCCTCAAGGCATACGCGGCAGCCGGCGTGCCGGTGCGCTACGTCACCCCGCAGAACGAGCCGCTGAACAACACGTCCGCCTACCCGAGCATGGGCCTGACGGCGGACGACGCCAAGACCTTCATCAACGACTACCTCGTCCCGACACTGCGCAAGCAGGGTCTGTCCACCGGCATTCTGGGCTACGACCACAACTGGGACGTCACCAGCTACCCCGAGACCCTGTACACCGACGCGGCGAGCGCCAAGAACGCCACCGGCACGGCCTGGCACTGCTACGCCGGCGACGTCTCGGCACAGACCGTCGTCCACAACGACTACCCGGGCAAGCCCGCCTTCCAGAGCGAGTGCTCCGGCGGCAGCTGGGAGGGCAACGAGCAGGGCGCCTTCGCCGGTGTGATGGACAACGTCATCAACGGTCCGCGGAACTGGGCCCAGAGCATCATCCGCTGGAACCTCGCCCTGGACTCCAGTAGCGGTCCCACCAACAACGGCTGCCAGGGCTGCCGCCCTGTGGTGACCGTCTCCCCGAACACCAACGGCACCTGGACCTACACGCCCACGGCCGACTACTGGGGGCTGGCGCAGGCCAGCAAGTTCGTCCAGCCCGGTGCCCGCCGGGTCGCCTCCAACACCTTCGGCAAGGGCAACGTCGAGGACGTCGCCTTCACCAACCCCGACGGCTCCACCGCGCTGGTCACCTACAACGCCGGCAGCACGGCACGCACCTTCACCGTCGGCTGGGGCGACCGCCACTTCACCTACACCCTGGCCGCGGGAGCAGCCGCGACCTTCACCTGGACCGGCACCCAGCACGGCAGCACCGACGCGGCCGCCATCGGCTCCGTCGACATCCCCTTCAGCAACCCCGACGGCAGCCAGCCCCTGATCAGCTACGACAGCGGACTGCTCGCCCAGCAGCCCCAGATACGCATCGGCGACCAGTGGCTCGGCTACACCCTGCCCACCGGCGCCTCCCTCACTCCGCCCACCGGCGAGACAGCCCTGCCCCGCGACGGCTGGCAGGCATCGGCCTCCGCGAGCAGCTCGGACGACCCGCCGTCCAAGGCCATCGACGGCGACGCGACCACCCGGTGGAGCCTGGGACACGGCATGCAACCGGGTGACTGGTTCCAGGTCGACCTCGGCTCGACCCAGACCTTCGACCAACTTGTCCTGGACACGAGCGCCTCGTCCGGCGACTTCGTCCGCCAGTACGACGTGTACGCCTCCGACGACGGCACCAGCTGGGGCAAGCCGATCGCCACCGGCCCCGGCAGAACCGTGAGCCGGATCCTGCTGCCCACCACCACCGCCCGCTACATCCGCGTGGTCAACAAGGCAAGCTCTGGCAGCTGGTGGTCCCTCCACGACCTCTCCGTCTTCGCCTCCGACGGCAAGACCATGTCGCCCCCGGCCACGAGCGCCGGCCTCCAGCGCAAGAACGCGACCCTGCCCGACGGCACCAAGCTGCAGGTGACGTACAACTCCGGCAGCGGGGCTGCCACATTCGACGTCCCGTGGGGCGGCACGACGTACAGCTACCGACTGCCCGCCGACGCCGCCGCGATCCTCACCGCGCGCGCTGCCTGA
- a CDS encoding phosphotransferase, with protein MERAGIDETFVRDLVRDQHPDLADLEIQPVPSGWDNQLWRPGDELAVRLPMTERAPALLSKEFRWLPELAKRLPLPVPTPQRLSEPTPRFPWPWVIAAWVPGEPADTAAG; from the coding sequence GTGGAACGAGCCGGCATCGACGAGACCTTTGTCCGTGATCTTGTTCGTGATCAGCACCCGGACCTGGCGGACCTCGAGATCCAGCCGGTTCCCTCGGGCTGGGACAACCAACTCTGGCGACCCGGCGACGAACTGGCCGTGCGCCTGCCGATGACCGAACGAGCCCCCGCGCTCTTGAGTAAAGAGTTCCGGTGGCTCCCCGAACTCGCCAAGCGTCTGCCGCTGCCGGTACCGACGCCCCAGCGCCTCAGCGAGCCGACACCACGCTTTCCCTGGCCGTGGGTCATCGCGGCATGGGTTCCTGGCGAACCGGCGGACACCGCCGCAGGCTGA
- a CDS encoding ribbon-helix-helix protein, CopG family codes for MAMTLRLPDDLDAKLTERARREGRSKQELAIEAIRDAQNRAELKVDDVLAEVMDSDAEILDYLK; via the coding sequence ATGGCGATGACACTCCGGCTCCCCGACGACCTTGACGCGAAGCTCACCGAGCGGGCTCGTCGGGAGGGTCGCAGCAAGCAGGAACTTGCCATCGAGGCCATCCGTGACGCCCAGAACCGGGCCGAGCTGAAGGTCGACGACGTCTTGGCCGAGGTCATGGACAGCGATGCGGAGATCCTGGACTACTTGAAGTGA
- a CDS encoding type II toxin-antitoxin system death-on-curing family toxin, with the protein MTDMRCLQIDEILAIARTVNGTEHGVRDMGLLVSAIERPRTNVFGAELYPTLHEKAAALLHSVARNHALIDGNKRTAWLAMRVFLRFNGVSAGAVPPPVSAAGPFVEDVAQDNIDVPAIAKRLSTWFPIS; encoded by the coding sequence GTGACCGACATGCGCTGTCTCCAGATCGACGAGATCCTGGCCATCGCCCGCACGGTCAACGGTACCGAGCACGGCGTGCGCGACATGGGCCTTCTGGTGTCGGCGATCGAGCGACCCCGGACGAACGTGTTCGGAGCCGAGTTGTATCCCACGCTGCACGAGAAGGCTGCGGCGCTGCTGCACTCCGTCGCCCGCAATCACGCGCTGATCGACGGCAACAAGCGCACCGCCTGGCTCGCCATGCGTGTCTTCCTGCGGTTCAACGGCGTCAGCGCCGGTGCCGTCCCCCCACCCGTCTCCGCTGCCGGCCCGTTCGTCGAGGACGTCGCACAGGACAACATCGACGTACCGGCCATTGCCAAGCGCCTCTCGACCTGGTTCCCCATTTCCTGA
- a CDS encoding DMT family transporter: MRKQGPTVWAVCAVMAAALFWSSSYAVTKQVLEDVGPLTIGAIRFTLAALLLGVTVRLSRHRPARPAPRQRRQLYLSGFLGITVYFILENVGVGLSTASDASLIVATYPLMTMLVELLVFRTRMPLPRVTGVLLATVGAFLVVRNGAEVGGSSRWLGDILLLLGGLAWAGYNVLGKRASAGQDAASVTYYQTLAGAAGFLLASLLEADDWRMPGATASSLLVYLAVACSVGGFLLYNYGLRRMASSVAVNILNLVPVFGVIGAVVINGESIRLAQVTGGVIIIVGVALGMIERGQEATTNPGTRGSELSGTATARTTAEAGPVPDEPEAAVPTARGVTDGGR, translated from the coding sequence ATGCGCAAACAAGGACCCACGGTGTGGGCGGTGTGTGCGGTCATGGCGGCCGCGCTGTTCTGGAGCAGTTCGTACGCGGTGACCAAGCAGGTGCTGGAGGATGTCGGCCCGCTCACTATCGGCGCCATCAGGTTCACCCTCGCGGCGTTACTCCTGGGCGTGACGGTACGGCTGAGCAGGCACCGCCCGGCCCGTCCAGCCCCCCGGCAACGGCGGCAGCTCTACCTGAGCGGGTTCCTCGGCATCACCGTGTACTTCATCCTGGAGAACGTCGGCGTCGGCCTGTCCACGGCATCCGACGCGTCCCTGATCGTGGCCACGTATCCGCTGATGACCATGCTGGTGGAACTGCTCGTCTTCCGCACCCGGATGCCGCTGCCGCGCGTGACGGGCGTGCTGCTGGCCACCGTCGGCGCCTTCCTCGTCGTGCGCAACGGGGCCGAGGTCGGCGGCAGTTCGCGCTGGCTGGGGGACATCCTGCTGCTGCTCGGCGGGCTGGCCTGGGCCGGCTACAACGTGCTCGGCAAGCGCGCGAGCGCTGGCCAGGACGCCGCGAGCGTCACCTACTACCAGACCTTGGCGGGCGCGGCCGGCTTCCTGCTCGCGTCCCTGCTGGAGGCCGACGACTGGCGGATGCCTGGCGCGACCGCCTCATCGCTGTTGGTCTACCTGGCCGTGGCGTGCTCGGTCGGCGGCTTCCTGCTCTACAACTACGGCCTGCGCAGGATGGCGTCGAGCGTCGCGGTCAACATCCTCAACCTGGTACCGGTCTTCGGCGTCATCGGCGCCGTCGTGATCAACGGGGAGTCGATCCGGCTCGCCCAGGTGACAGGCGGCGTGATCATCATCGTCGGGGTGGCGCTGGGCATGATCGAGCGGGGACAGGAGGCCACGACGAATCCGGGCACGAGGGGAAGCGAGCTTTCCGGGACTGCGACCGCTCGGACTACGGCAGAGGCGGGGCCCGTGCCGGACGAGCCCGAAGCGGCTGTACCGACCGCGCGCGGAGTGACCGACGGGGGTCGGTAG
- a CDS encoding Lrp/AsnC family transcriptional regulator, with product MDELDSALVRMLQEDGRRTNRDMAQELGIAPSTCLERIRSLRSSGILTGFHAEADLAAIGRGLQAVIAVRVRPPTRAVIEAFQTFLEGMPEVVSIFVLTGNDDFLVHVAVRDTDHLHAVVLEKLAKRPELADVRTSVVYGHLRKKVIDPA from the coding sequence GTGGACGAACTAGATTCGGCGTTGGTGCGGATGCTCCAGGAGGATGGTCGGCGCACCAACCGGGACATGGCCCAGGAACTCGGTATCGCCCCGTCCACATGTCTGGAGCGAATCCGGTCGCTGCGCAGCAGCGGCATCCTGACGGGATTTCATGCGGAGGCAGACCTCGCGGCGATCGGCCGCGGGCTGCAGGCGGTGATCGCCGTACGGGTCCGCCCCCCGACACGTGCTGTGATCGAGGCCTTCCAGACCTTCCTGGAGGGGATGCCCGAGGTCGTCTCGATCTTCGTCCTCACCGGGAACGACGACTTCCTCGTGCACGTCGCCGTCCGGGACACCGACCATCTGCACGCAGTGGTCCTGGAGAAGCTGGCGAAGCGCCCGGAACTCGCCGACGTACGGACGTCGGTGGTCTATGGGCACCTGCGCAAGAAGGTCATCGATCCGGCGTGA